Sequence from the Crassostrea angulata isolate pt1a10 chromosome 9, ASM2561291v2, whole genome shotgun sequence genome:
AGTCACAGCTTAtaagaattaatttaaatattccATGAGGCGGTAATCCATGCATTAATTTAGTTTCAGAGCAAAAACATAAACCAACCCACCACATCGAACAACTTCAAAATCAACGCAAGATATGTTGAACATGCATTACTCAGGCGTTCATTTTCATTAACTTAAgatttttcatgttttacatgcataaccccccccccccacacacacacacacacacaaaaaacaaaaaaaaaaaacaaaaaaacaaaaaacaaaaaccgcgCGGTTTTGTCGCTTTTGGGCTTGATGACTAAAAAGCTGTTGGACAGTAGAAAGACGGTCATTTGGGGAATCGTGTGGGGACttgtaaaaaaatcattgataatAAATTCCACACATACACACCTAGTGGCCACAGGTAAAGGCAAAGGGAAAGCTCTTTAATCAAAGCCCATCTATATTCGACATTCCAAATCTCTTACGCGACACTGAACGCCCCCATTCACAAAACTGGGCAGACGACACTTTACACGATCAACTCTCGCCAAACTTCACAGTTCTCACGAACGCCGAGAGAAACGCATCGATTTCTGTACAGAATTTAGACGGTTCATCTCAAGTCAAGGAAAAATGTCAAAAGTTGATGAAACCAGACAAAAATGGAGCGAAACCTTCGACTCCTTTGATACATCTGGAAACGGACAATTAACGATCCAAGAGTTGAAAGAAGCGCTGAAAGGAATGGGCGCAAATCTGTCGGACCAAGAAATTGTGGTAAGtacatttttttccataaaaaacCGCCATATaacttatttatctttaaatcaAACTAGCATTAAAGTTAAGttgtttatatatagagaaaaaaataaatgcgaaaaaaatatttgcaggATATTTTAGCGTTAACTCTCTGTTTGTGAGAGACCGCGAAAAAGGGGGGAGATGTTGGTGTAATGATGTACATAAGATGTGCATGAGAATTCGATTGTTTTATTGGTCGAGCTATAGCTCCTAAGGACAGTGGTCGAGATAATTAACCACTCAGAGATCAATAATGACCAGATATGCATGAATATATCTGACCTGAACTCGTGCGAAACTCTTAATAGAATAGAATATTTTATTCTCCCTTATGATCCAATCCCGCGCAACTTCTTTCCGAATGAAAATATTGCTCATATTTTATCAGAGTCAACGAATTTCTAGGCGTGTCAACATGTTGCTTTACAAGATAAGATGGTGACTGTATGCATTTGTGTAGATTCATTTTTTGCCTGCATTTTACCTTTTTACCTGTATGGTAGATTTGTGTGTTAACAAACGTTCCCACAGATCTATCATTCACAAACAGGTTTCAGGTATAGTCAACAACTTCCCTTGTCACGGGATGTTTCTTTTAAACtatgtaagggggggggggggggtggttggtTGGTTGAACAACTAAAGAAATATACGTAATGTGAAATGCTCTGCTAAttcttttcattaaatttaatttgtaatggGTATGATGGGGACATTAAACTACAAAGTCGACCTGAAATACTCTATTTAATGTGCGACTTTTGACATTCTTCATATAATTTCAGTCTGGGTCAATGCACAAGTAGGTCTTGCATGCAgccaaatttatttgaaaatcatacACCTGAAGTAAAAAATCAGACACCCACACCCATAtgtaaaaggggggggggggttaaacaACCAAAGAAATACGTGTAATGTGAAATGCTCTACTAGTTCTTTCCTTTAAATTTAGTATGTAATTGGTAAGATGGGGACATCAAACTACAAAGTCGACCTGAAATACTCTATTTAATGTCCGACTTTTGACATTCTCATATAATTTCAATCTGGGTCAATGCACAAGTAGGTTTTGCATGCAACCAATCATACACCTGAAGTAAAAAGTCAGACACCCACACGCATATTTGATCCCGTGTTCTATTTGCCTGGCAAAAGAACAATTTACCAATAAGCGctggcaattttttttccacagaGAAACCAAGTGGGAAAACGCCCTGCAAAGTTTTCCCAACTTTCCCAACTTTTTAAACGGTATTTAAATGCTTGTATACCGAGTATAATATTCATATGGATATGCTAAAAGTTCAAGTCCAAAATGTCTTTGCTACTGGCAGTGAGTGTGAGAAGATTATGCCTAAAGATAGATTAAACACAGGTGTAATAAAActcataaatatttattagatcTAAATCAATGCCTGCCGCTGGGTGAATTGACAACATACTGCTTGAcagatctttaatttttttagtggCGGATCATGGATATGACCGTTTAAGcattctctatatatttatacatgtacctgtatatctaTACATGAATGTAAATGCATGAATCATGCAATAAGAATTTACGATACGCATGGTTTCACATTACTACACTTGTAGTAAATAAACGCTAAAACCTTATAGGTGTATACGCATTCTTTCGTCATAAGTGTCAAATAGGCTTGGGTTGTAAATGAATTTCTTTAGGTCACGGTTTGCTGGCAAGAATTTGTTGTGAATATGTTAAAAGTAACCTTTCAGTTGGAACGAACATAGGACCTATACtggatttaaataatttttaaaccatttttttggtgggggggggggggtatgatgATGCTCTTGTTCAAAACGGGAGGGGTGGTGGGGTGGGGGTGACGATGCTCTAGTGCAAAACAAAGtcgatgacgatgatgatgatggtgtgAATTCAAACTTGGGGAAGACAtggatcatttatttttaaaacaccaGCTAGTTTTACAGAGCTGTCGCTTCGTTTTAACCTGTCAAAATGTTGTAATCGTATCATTACCACATATCAATGCAAAGGGGGTTTAGATATATAGGTTCTATCAAtttcaaaggggggggggatttatTATTAGATAAGTATTGAAAAGACTGGAATCTCTTTTGCGTTTACTTTAAAGCTTACGTGCTGTGCCTAATCGCGTATAATTGGGTAAATACTGCCAATCTTCCAAGTTTTTCCGTACGATGTTGAAAATGGACCAATTTTGAGACCATCTAAATAATCCATTATAGTGCAATGTGTCTGTGTGTGCAATGCAATGTTAATTGATAGATATACATATATGACTAACACGCTAATATTTGATAGGCTATAAAGCGAGATGAAGACCCTACAGATTTTCTCTGTAGGTTTATCTATATTAATGAGGAATTAATGGTTATTGGACTTGTTTCAAACACAGTCCATCTTTGAGAGTGATGCAGACAAACATGCTACaaatattgagagagagagagagagagagagagagagagagagagagagagagagagagagaacttgcTTAAGCTTTAatgttaattgtttatacttacATTTGCAGACCATTTTTAGTGACATAGATGGGGATGGAAGCAAGTCAATCTCAAAGGACGAGTTTATCCGGGAGATGACAAAGAAGAATAGGCAGTAAGTAAAATGTCCTTGAAAAGCAgtcagaaattaatcaatttacaAGTtactgtcctttaaaaaaggactacaatacgtggaccattttgtgtgtttccaacgaaaacgtgaaagccttataATAACTtgagattatcagagattccaccgactctagcctccttcttttaaccactaaatttgtacgttgtttacgtatacatgtatgtatagccctgactttttatttcagaattaaAAGGCTTCATACCTCCTAAATAATCATGATCtgtctatgaatgaagtttgcatgtatagtatcaggcattcggtgaattctactatttgctcacaaattacgattcgcactactttgttaactatgcagggacagctttgtgtaaattcatattttaatgcatttttcttgagatttaaacttttatacagtaacataattattcaatcatacttatatgcttaataaattttaatagggaagtaataaattttaatagggaagtactctagcctcgcgTACTATAAaggtaaagttaagttacatgtgtattcggaaaacaacaatacattgcaaattatgctatttgatgcatgttagtttcggcataacattaacttatttcataatactgacagttcatatcacataccgatcatttctttaaaaggaatactttgtttctgtactgttcaccgacaactttacaatattacagcgcctttgaacttatataAGTGTGCATATGGAACGGAATctcgatcccgattcagataaacgtgtgctagcctggttccctaaGCTACCCATCACGCACAGTAACCAGGCTAGCTCCTGCGCAGGTTgcattttccccatagcatccggtttaacctcgcttatatattttctgcgtggacctcagggtccacgcaataagaCATGTTTGATACAAAGTGATATTTACTATATGATTAAATGCATTAATgcaatctaataaaaaaaatgctttcacAAATTAGGTCCgcgatgaaaaatattttcggTTAGTACGTCtactttttcacttttcacATTTAAACGTGTATATGACATTTGCGGGTATTGCAAAGAAAATACACTAATTTCACATTACATTACCAGGCTGATcttaaaaaatagtatttatatctttatctttttctttactttattaCATAACATATCATGGATCTGTTCGTCACATAAATGAAAGGGCTATAAAGTAATTTCATTTGACTTCCTAATTTTCTTCATCTTccgcaattttttttcacatcttTTTCTATTTGTTTGCAGAGACGCTTTCCGAGAGTTCTTTGCTGCCAATGATACCGACGGTTCCGGGGCGCTGACAGCCGATGAGATCCGAAAGTTTGCATCGGAAGATTCCGAGGCATCGGTGGAGGAAATCCTGGCGCAATGTGACGCCAACTCAGATGGAAAAATCACGTTGGAGGAATTCCTAAAAGGCATTGACGGCTAGACGCGGGCCTCTATGCAATAAAGTTTAACGCTCAGCTTAAAAAATCTCACACCAGTTACTTACTTTACTTTGAGAATAAGCACCAATTCTATTTGTCCCGCGTATGACGCAATAGCGACCTTTGATAGTGTTCGAATCGAATTCAATAAATTACGTATACTGCCAAGCTGTGAAGAGCAGTTTTCGCTGAAACAAGTGCATGTATGAATAACCATTTGTTGTTATTTGTCGCTTTTTTATGAGAAATATTATTGGTAAAAAACCGAATTTCGGCGAACTCGAACGCTAATAAGCGTAAAATTTCGGAATTTCAATAGTATTCTGTTTcggaaagaaaaagaaaatgttctaatttttttctgatcatTGTTTTTGTTAACTTTACTTAAATCATAATAATGTTCTATAACTAGGacatttcttacaaattttttgtattatttacgATGTACACAAAATGTAACCATTATTAACtgcaacattgtaaaaaaaagccTCCTTTTTTTCTTAAGTGTAAAGCATATTTGAAGCGATACTATATggacattataattttttacatacttctcgttctttaataaacaattgaaattgCTAGCTGttccattttgaaataaattgtagAAATAAACAAGCCTTCTTGTTGGATGAAGTtataaccattttaacaagactttTATCATGGACTTTCGATAGtacgtaactatctatttcttgcatcaaaacaggtaacaaatcttgttgatttcaaagagctatGAGTTAGTGGCCACCAATGGCatatgtcacattgctgtttgacacaatttttttactaCCCAAATTctaagctcttgttaaaatggtaaTTTTACCTACATGAATCTTTACTTCATTGCATTAGTACATTacttcaaatcaattgtacatatctTTAGACAAATTAAAGAAACGAGGAATAATTGAGTAAAACCTACAATTCTTTTATAGACAGGTATAACTGATTTAAAGATAAGTACATTTGATTTgaagatatgtacatgtacatataaaataagtacaacaatttgaaaatgtgttttggCGTTCCATTGTGACGTAGCAGTCCAACAATTTTTATGTTGGATCGACAGTCAGGTCAACATGCATGCGTCTACTTTGTAAAATCGGTTGAATGACCATTTGTTGTGTTGGACATTTTGTTGGTAAGGACTAAATAGACGAAAATTTATGAGGATATAACAAGAATTTTATAGCTTACTACTACTTGAAATTATACTTAATTGCATCTATAACGAAGGGTAATACAATTCAGTTGTTGACTGGTATGAGGTTAACATAT
This genomic interval carries:
- the LOC128162377 gene encoding uncharacterized protein LOC128162377 yields the protein MSKVDETRQKWSETFDSFDTSGNGQLTIQELKEALKGMGANLSDQEIVTIFSDIDGDGSKSISKDEFIREMTKKNRQDAFREFFAANDTDGSGALTADEIRKFASEDSEASVEEILAQCDANSDGKITLEEFLKGIDG